AGTGACTCCATCGACGCCACCGTGTATGCTCACATCATTACGCCTCGAGGTACATCGCTCAGGTCGATCAAAGGCGTGACGTGCGGCGGTGTCGTCACCGGGCATAACTTTCGTCCGCAGTCGCCGCTTTCGCAGGATTTCTAGCGAACGCAGTTGCCAGCCCGAAGGTGCGATTCCCGTTCGCCATTGCGAGGACAATGAAGTGGCCACTTACCGACACTCAGCTTTCGCCATCATTCGGGCCTGCATTTGTCCGATCCTCGTTCTGCACTTTGCAACACAATCGGACTGTGGTCGGGCTATCGCCCAGGACGCTGTCGTCAACGCAATATCGAAGACACCCTCTGTCTCGGAATTCCTTGATTATGTTGCAAAAGGTGACGGTGGCGGTGGCGGTGGCGGTGGCGGTGACATCGCCGGAGAAGACACCGCAGTTCGTCCACTTGTTTTTGAACTCTGCGATATTGCAAGCGACAGGAAGCATCCGGACCATGTGTTGGCCATTCGCAGCCTGGCACATCTGAAGGCTAGGGCTGCGCCTGCGGTGCCGATCCTCTGTCAGAATCTCTATTACGAAGATTATGCCGTTCGGAATTCAGCCATCGCTTCACTGGTTGCGATCGGTGAATCCAGCATTGAGCCTGTGAGTCGGTTGTTGGGATCGGCATCCAGTCCGGCTCGCGCGTCCGCAATCGCAGTTTTGTCGCAACTGAAGCCGTTTAGCCCATCGGACCTGGAACGATATCTGCTTGATCCGGCCCCAAGGGGCAGGGCAGCAGCAGCGTGCGCGTTGGATGGTTCGAATCACGTAACTTTGCCACTGCTGGCTCGGTTGGTCCATGATGAAGAACCTGCGGTCGGTGTCTGTGCCGTCAATAGTGTGAAACGCAACCGATCGGATCCTGCGGAAGCCGTTCGAATTCTGACGGCAGCGTTGCACCTGCCAGGCGTTGGGCACGCCGCGGAAGGTGCTCTTTGCGTTTATGGCATTCATGCTCGGCGAGCGATACCGGCCATAATTGTCCGCCACAGAGAAGATCCGGTGTTGCCATATGATTGGTGGTGGGGCGACATGCAAGGCATGGAGATCACCGGTCCTCCGGACTTGCGCGACCTTGCCGAGCTTCAAGAACTGCTGGCTGACTCAAATCCAAATGTCTGCAGGGAAAGCGTTAGAGCAATTCGGATGCTTGGCAAGCAAGCACATTCGGCCGCGCCAGCGATCCGTGCAGCAATACACGACACTTTGGCTCAATGTGTAAAAGCAAAAGAAGAGTCGGAAGACGAATACTGGGAATTGCTTGAGGCTTTGTCGGAGCTACATGGGACTCTTTGGGACGTTACCGGTGACGTCGAGTTGGTCGTACGGGAACTAAGGGCATCGTCGAGTGCGCTCGGCGAACACCGCGAACACGGCGAGCACGTCGAACTCGGAATGTATTCTTGGGGCAATGAGCTGGCGCCGGCGGAAGTATCTCTGTGTCAGCGGCTTCTGTCGGATGAAAGTGCTCATATCCGAACCGCGGGGCTCGAGCGGCTTCGCTACTTCGAGGATTCCGGTCCGCTTGTGCCACAAATATTGCGGATCGCGAAATCCGACAACGTGTCTGAAGCGAACCTGGCCTTGAGGGTCCTGACAGAAACTTGTCCTCAAAGCAACAGGCAGGTAGCGGAGCATTTGCTACAGGCATACCGAGACCAAAAAATGCCGTTGGATCGATTTGCCGAAGCTGTAATGCAAACCAAATCGGCCCACGCGGAAATTGAGCAAATATTGAACGACGCCATCTTGCAGAGTGATCAAAATTCGAAACACACAACGGTCCTTTGTGCTCAGACGCTTGGGCGTGTGACCACAGCCCCGCAGACGTTGTTTCGGCGTCTGCACGATTCCTATCTAAATCGCTATCCCTACTTCAGACGTCACTTAAGCGTTAGGTATTTGATGATGATTCTGCGGGAACGCAATCAGCATTCCGACAAGATTCTGCAGTTTGCCGTTAAACAGCTGCCGCACAACGACTTTTGGACTCGGCACGATGCCGTCGCCTTCATTGGCGAATTTGGAGCGGCAGCAAAGGAAAGCCTGCCACAGTTGCGGAGTTACCTCAGCGCCGAACGTCCCGAGATGAGGCTGGCCGCTGCTGTCGCCGTGTACCGAGTCTCGGGGGAAATTGAACCGATGAATCAGCTACTTGGCAAGGATGAGTTTTCTGCGGTCGACGCTAGATATCGCCCTTTCGCGATGTCTGCGATCGAGGAGTTGGGCTCAGCTGGGGGACCTTTCCTCGATTACGTTTTGAGGGGCTTTGACGCATCGGGGTTTACATCGCGCAGCATTGACGTGGTTGACGTCCTCGAAGCCATCGGTACCGCTCGTGCCCAGGCAAAGCTAATGGAATTAGCGGAGACGTGGATTTGGAATACTCGAGTCGACGCGAAGGCCGCGGTGACACGCCTTGAAATCAGGAAGGCCCCCTAAAATGCGATATGCCATTTGTAGTTTTGTGCTGTGGTCGGCATTGTTTCCCATTAAGATTCAGGCCGATGAGAACGCTCCCCAATCATCGAGCTACTCCTCGCAATCGTCGTCTGAATCCTGGGAGATTTCATCGAGTTACACAAATATTGTCGGGTTTGGAGCCCGGCCGGAAGGTTATGGGTTCCTCTCATATCGCGTGGTGTGGCGACCCGTCGCAGTCGATCCGCTTGGCCGTACCGCTAAAGTGACAGGGGCGCTCCAGGTGAAAAAGGAAGACACCTTCGTCCCTGTGGATTGGTTTCAGGGCATTAGCATCTACGTGGCCAAAATGGCTGACGACAATCCCGACTGGTCCACTGGAATGGATCAGCAGGACACGACTTATCAAACCTGTACGCTGCAACGCAATGGCGATTTTTCGGTGGAACTTGATCTGCGCGAAACGAATTGGGATGTTGAGCAGGGCGGAAAGTTCCAGGTTGCTGTCGCGTGGGCCAAACACCGTAAGATTGTTGATGACACGGAGCTTGTCATCTGGCAGTCGAACACACCGACTGTTAGAAACAGCGAAATGGTCCTGACATTTCCTCCACGACCTCCGCTCGCAGAACAGCTTGACTTGATTTATAAGGCCAGCTCATGGCCGGATGCAACTTCAGTCGAACTGATCCGAGCTGTTAACTCACTTCAACGTGGTGGTAAGAAAGAAGCCATCCGGTGGCTACGGAAATACGCCCGGCTGACAGAAGGCGACGACCAGACGCAGCAGGTGATTGCGTGGATTGTTCAAGTGTTGTTCGAACCTGCACAGCCAGGTACTCGGCATCCCTTTCCGTGGACTTGGCACCAACCCATAGTGTCAGCCAGCGACGACAAAGACAAATGGCCGCGTGATCCGATTGCGATCGTGCACGATGTTCCGTTCATGGTAGGACCGATCGCAGTATCTATGGGACCGAGTCCAGGTCCTGCAGATCACATTTCATGGGCACAGCGGCATGCGGTCATTCGCACTCGCCCTCTTCACCCAACTCTGAATCCCATGGAAGCTGCCGACAATTTGCTGCGGAGTCGACGCTTCAAGCGGGCGGAGATTGCTGAAGGCCAATGGCCGCAAATGCGCGCTTCCATTTGCAATCAGGCACTGATCGCGATTGGAGATTCTCAACCGATCGATTCACGGACCCAACAGACCATGATCGCTGACTGGCAGCTGCGGATGAAGGAAGTTGCGCGACGCAATCTGAAATGGGACGCAGAGAGGCAGGATTTCGTTTCGCTGTCGCCGGATGAGCCATGAATACGATGATATCGTAGGCCTCGTTACTAATCTTCGCCGCTTTTGCGTTGCCGCTTGGCTGCCATGACGCTTTTGTAGAATTGTCCCTGCTTGCGTGAGTCCTGGCGACGTTCGTGGAGGGACTTTGAATTACGAGCCTCTTCGGACTGCAGCTTTAGAAAGCTGGTCAATCGTCGTTTGTCCAGTTCTCCGCATTCAATCGCTTCCTGGACGGCACAGCCAGGTTCGGTGTCGTGAGTGCAGTTGCGGAACCGACAATGATCGGCAAAGGCGACCACGTCGTCGAACACTTCCGCAAGGCCGCTTTCGCAGTCGGCCAGTTGCAATTCACGCATGCCGGGAGTGTCGATCAGCAGACCACCCGCATCAAGACGGTGAAGGTGCCGAGCCGTCGTCGTGTGGCGGCCGCGGGAATCGTCTTCCCGAATTTCCTGAGTCGCCAGTGGGCCGACTCCCAAAGTCATAGCCAGCGTCGATTTGCCGACGCCGGACGAACCGACCAGTGCGACGGTCTTGGCAACTCCGCACCAGTCGGCCAATGAATTCACCTGCGTGGGATCGCGAGCGTCAATGGCCTCAACAATCAGTCCGCTTTTCAGACGCATCGCTTGCTGACGCAATGGCAGAGGATCATCGCAAAGGTCCGACTTCGTCAGGATGACGACTGGCTCCACCGCGGCTTCGGCGGCGAGTGCAAGATAGCGTTCCAGCCGTGCCAGGTTGAAGTCATGATTGCAGGAAGTGACGATAAACAGTGTGTCGAGATTCGCGGCGATAAGCTGCCGCTGCACTTTTTCCCCCGCCGCCCTTCGCGCAACCAGCGATTCCCGTTCCAGCCGTCTGACGCCTCGGCGGGAATCCGGTTCGAGCAGTAGCCAGTCACCGACCGCCACCTCGCCACATGCCTGAATCAACGCAGTCGGCAACGCGAATTCGCCCGAATAGGACAGGCAAAGAACCTGGCTTCCAAAGTGCGCGGCGACTCGGACGGGAATCAAATTCTGCTCTTCTTCCGGCGACAGCTGTCGTTGAAACGCGGGCCGCCATCCCAGCGTGCGAAGATCCTGTGCATTCATGGCCATAATGCTCCTGTGCCCCGACGACACGGGAATCAGCGAACAGGTTCGCGAACTTCTTGGTGCCCGATGACCAGTTTGGCGTTGGCCGCGCGCTTAACGTCGCCTGCCCCGCTGAGACGCTGCGGAAATTCTAATTGCGTTCCAGAACTTGCTGCAGTGGGTTCAAACCTGTTTTCGCTGTCCACCAGCCAAGGATTCGCTCAAGCACCGAATCAGGCTGGTTCACCGGAAACGCAGTGCCGTCGATGGACTGCACCGGCAGCAACCCGACCGGTGTCGACGACAGAAACACCTCATTCATTTTCTGAATGGCGGATGCCGGCAGGTCCGCTAGTTCGAAACGCAATCCGAGTTCCGTTGCAGCTTCCTGGACCAACCGGCGACTCATGCTGTCCAGAACGTTGCGGCGTGGTGAAAGGATCGTGCCATCGACGACTCCGAAAAATGCGGACGTACTGGTTTCCGTGAGGAAGCCGTCTTCATCCAGTAGAAGAGCGCGGCAGCCTGATGAATTCGCGCTGACGGCTCGATCGGCCAACCACCAGTGCAGCCGATTGCGAACTTTGCGGTGAACCGGAAATATAGAATTCGAAATCTGTCGAACGTGTGGGATTCGCAGCCGGACACCTTCACTAGCGCCAGCCTTCCACAGGTGAAACGGCAAGCGAAAAGTGTGGATCCCCACCGACGGCCCGGGCACGGTGCCTTCGGCCAAATAGGTCGCGTTGGATCCGGCTGTAACGAACCATACGATGCCCAAATCGTCCGATTCATCCAGCAGCTTACAGTTTTCGACGACTAATTCAGTGGCCGTTGCGGTCAGCGTGAGATGATCGTAGGGCAGCTCCAGCCCCAATTCTTCGCACGAATCGACCAGCCGCTGCACGTGTTCCTTCAAGCGAAATGGGACATGTCCGTAGGTGCGTGCCATTTCAGAAATGCTGGCACCAGCCACCACGCCCAGGTCCCACACGGGAAGAGCCATCTGGTCGAACGCAAGCTGCCGACCATTTAGCCACGCGATAGGTTGTGCCATGAAGTTTGTTCCGTCGATTCGAATCTCAGTCGATTTGTGGCCGATTCTGAACGCTGCAGACAGCAGCCGCACTTCACGCGAAGCGCCGCGTCCGCTACGCTTAATCATAAACTTAAGGTTCATGGTATCGTACGCTTCCTGCCACGCTTCCTTCCATCCTCGGAGCCCAACATGCTGTCAGTTTCTCTGCGTTCTGCAGTCCTACTCGTTCTGCTGGTCGCCGCCCCTCTTGCGTCCGTTCCGACGGCCGTCATTTTTGCTGACGATGCAAAACCGCAGACGCTCACCGATTACGATTTAATGTCGCTGTTTGTCGAAACCTTTCAGCAAATCGAAGTGAACTATGTTCGAGACATAGATCGCCGCGAATTGATGGAAGCTGCCATTCAGGGCATGTTGGGGCACCTGGATCAGTATTCGTCGTTCATTCCGCCGCGAGATGTCAGCCGGTTTAACCAGATGGTCGAACAGGAATTTGGGGGCATCGGGATTACCGTCAACATGCGGAACGGGCAGCTAATTGTGGTCAGTCCGCTACCCGGCACGCCCGCTTTTCGAGCAGGAATACGAGCGGGTGATGTGATCGTCGGCGTCGACGGCGATACCACAGACGGCATGAACCTGAGTGAAGCCGTGCAGAAGCTGCAAGGCCCCGTCGGCCGTCCGGTGACAGTACAGGTGGTCCACGCAGGCGAAGATCCGGAGCCGGAAGAACTGAAGCTGGTACGTCAGTTGATCAAAGCTCCGACCGTACGAGGCGACCGCTACAACGAGCAAAACGAATGGGACTTTATGCTGGAGGGCGACCCCAAAATCGGCTACGTTCGCTTGTCTCACTTCAGCAGATACACGGCCGAAGAAGTCAAAGCTGCGATCGATCAGCTGGTGGCCAATAAGATGCAGGGACTCATTCTTGACCTGCGTTTCAACCCGGGCGGCTTGCTGGAATCGGCCATCGAAATCGCAGACATGTTTTTAGACAGCGGCAACATCGTCAGCGTGAAGGGGAGAAATGTGCCGGAACGATCGTGGGAAGCCAGGAAAGGCGGAACGTTTCCGAATTTTCCGATCGCGATTCTGGTCAACAACTATAGCGCGTCGGCCAGTGAAGTGTTGAGTGCCGCGTTGCAGGACAACAAGCGAGCAGTCGTCATCGGCGAACGCAGTTGGGGCAAGGGGAGCGTACAGAATGTGATTCGCATGGAAGAAGGCGATAGTGCACTGAAGCTGACGACGGCCAGTTACCACCGGCCCAGCGGAGTCAACATTCACCGGTTTCCCGACATGAAAGAATCCGATCAGTGGGGTGTCACACCCGACGAAGGCTACGAACTGGCCTACACCAGCAAGCAATGGCGGCAGTGGGATGAACAACGTTCAAAAAAAGACGTGCTAGGGCCAGCCGCCCAACCAGGTTCGGATGCAGAAGAAAAAGACGACGAAGCGACTAAGACGGATACCTTTGTCGATACTCAGCTGACGACGGCGATTGACTACATCAAGAAACAGCTTGAGAAGTAGACGTCTCACCGGCGAACGCCGCATAAGATCCTGGTGATGTTTGGTACGCCTGATGCAGTAGCTGGTCTGCATCAGTGCGGCCCTTTCAGGATCATTACCATGACACGACGAACCATCGCGACGTGTTTGAACTTCGTACTTCCCGGCGCTGGCCTTTGGTATCTAAGCCATCCCGCAATGGGCTTCGTCAATTTGCTGATTGCAATTGCAGCACCAGTCATCGGGTTGCTGCTGTTTCCCGAACACGCCCACTATGCTCTGCTGGCCGTCGCCGCAGGCTCTGCCGGTTTCGCTCATGCGTTTTCAACGCACAAAACGAAGAAGGAAAACCGCGAGGCAGCTAACGATTCCTCGCTGGTCCCACGATAGCAAATCACAGTTCGCTGCATGGGCGTGCGTCGTGCGATAACGCTCGGCTGTGCGAATCCGCACGAGGGTTAGCCGCTTTGCGTGATGACGTCTTAGCCGCGGGAGCACATATTGCGGCACGGTTTCGGTGTGATGAACGACGCAGCACTCCGTGGTAGACGCATCAGTCGGTGCGTTCCGCGTTACACGCTAAATGCGGTGTGCAGATAACTGGCACGTGAACTGCTTTGCTTCGGTATCCGGCTGAGCCCGTCGGCTGACAGCACGCCAACGGAATTCTTCTTCACGCTCGCAGGATCACATGGAATGAAAATTTCCCGCTACGAATATGTTACGCCGGAATCGGTTTCGAGCCTCAATCGGATTCTGCGGCGCGGCTGGCGTCCGGTACGCGAAAGCAGGTCTGATCAAAGCGCAGCGGAGTCACCAACATGGCTGGTGCTGCTGGAGAAGGAATGCGACTTGTCGCCGTTTGTTGGCGACGAAATCGCGGCTGGCGTGCCCGTCGATTTCCTTCAGGGCGTGATGCTATTCGATGATTTCAGCGATGAAGAGATTCGCACCGTCGTCAATCAATGCGAAATACAATCGGTCGCTGCATACGCAGAGCTATTTAATCAGGGCGACGTTTCTGAAGCAATCTATGTCGTGCTCAATGGTGAGGTGGAAGTGACGCTGCCGGAACTGCCCGTTCAGGGGCAGTCTGTTGTGAAGCTTGAACCGGGAGGCGTGTTTGGAGAGAGCACGTTCTTTTCCGAGACGCCACACACGATGTCCGCCACCGCAGGCGAAAGCGGAGCCACACTTTTGGCGCTGGATCACGTCTCATTCGATGAAATGTTTCAGGCTCAGGTGCCAGCGGTCTTAAAGCTGGCCACCAACGCGGCTCGTATTCTGGCCGGAAGGCTGCAGGAAACCGACGAGTGGGTTTGGAGTTTGTTGACGCAAAGCCAACAAGCTCAAATCAGCGCCAGTTGGCGACGCTATCGACACCGTGTGTCGGGTTCCGGCTCGGATGCGTCAGGCGGTTTCTTCGGCGTTTAACGTTGAGCGAACTGTGTGGCCTGTGCTGCAATATCGACGCCGACTCGGGCACTCCAGGCGGCAAGGATCTCTTGATACGTTGCGCCCGGCTTTCCATCGCTGATGTTAGTTCCGTCGACACTAACGACCGGCAGAACGCATGGTGAAGTACTGCTAAGAAAGACTTCGTCGGCCGCGTGGACTTCGTCGACCGTGAAGTCGCGGTGCACAAACGGCAACTGCAGAGCTTCAGTCAATTGCTTGATCACCCCAACGCTTACGCTTGGCAAAACCTTGGCTTCCGGCGGAGCGATCAGGCCTTCATCGGCCCGAAACAGCAGAACGCTGGCCGTTGATGCTTCCGCAACGAATCCGTCCTGATCCAACAACAACGCTCGCGCGCCGGATTCCTTTTCCCGCGCTTCTCGATCGGCCAGAAAGTAGTGCATGCGGCTGCGACATTTCAGATGTGGCGGCCAGCAATTGGTGGGCACCTGACGAACGCTGGTGACAACAAGCGACTCGCCATCCTGGTACTTATTGGCCCAGCGTTGAAAACTGACCGGCGCCGTATGCATGGCAACGGTGGGCTTAGCGAGTTCCGCATCTGCCGCCGCCGAACCTGGCGTCACGAACAGCGTGAGTCCCAGATCGTCGCCAGGCTCAAGCAGGCTGTAGTTATGAGCCGCCAGCGTGGTCGCTTCGTTCTTCAGATGTTCGAGGTCGATGTTTGGCAGTCCGATCGCCTGCAAAGATTGCCCCAATCGCTGAATGTGTTCATCAAGTTGAAACAGCTTACCGTTAAACGTTCGCAGTTGTTCGGAAACCGTCACGCCCAGAGTGAAACCAACGTCCGTGACACTGACGGACAATTTTTCGTGAGGGATCAGGTGTCCGTTGCAGTACGCGAGCTGATTCATGGCATGATGAATTCGTGTTGATCCGGTCGGACAGTAAAGACGGGGCACGGCGCGTGGCGGACGACGTTTTCAGCAACGCTGCCCAGCAGCAAATGTGGCAACGCAGAACGTCCGTGAGTCCCCATCACGATCATATCGATTTCGTGAGTCTTCGTGTACTCCGAAATTTGCGTCCAGGATGACCAAAAACTTTATCGCGGCGAATATTCAGACCAACCGCGTCATCTTTGGAAATCCAGTTGTCCAGGCCTGAATCCGCAAACGCCGTCCATTCTTCTCGACTCGGAAAGTAGCCGCCCAGCGGTGCGTAGAACGCAGGTTCTTCAATCACGTAAAGCAGATGCAGCGTGGCATTGAACTTTCTTGCAAATTCAATGGCGTAGCGAGTCGGGTTGATGGACGCTTCGCTAAAGTCCGTTGGCAGCAGAATGTTGTGAAGTGAAATCATGGCGTGCAGCTCCGTTAAAGTTCTTGACCAATCGAATTCAGCAGCAAAGCGAGTGCCAAATTTTCCGGTTTGTTTCCCACTGCCCGAACGCACAGGCGAGAGACCAACGTTCAGGCTATGGCTCAATTACGGCGTTAAGCTGCGGCGAAGTAGCATTCATGGAAGGTGAAACGTAAGCTGAAGTTTCGCTAACTTCCGAAACCCCGACGAGCGATGCACATGAAACGACTGGCCCTTATTTTCACCTTCCTGCTGGCCGACTTTTGTGCTGCCCAATCGCCCAACGTCCTGCTGATTTGTGTCGACGACCTCCGCCCCGAACTGGGTTGCTACGGTGTCGACTATATTTCATCGCCCAACATCGATGGCCTCGCCCAACGCGGACGCATCTTCCGGCGGCACTACGTGCAGGCTCCCACATGCGGCGCGTCGCGGTACACGCTGCTGACCGGACGCTATGGTCCGGCGGACAACGGGGCGTTATTCGCGCGAGCGAAACAGGTCGCGGCGAAGGGCGACCAGGTTCCGCCGAGTATGCCTGAATGGTTTCGCCAGAACGGCTACGTCACGGCCGCCGTCGGCAAGGTGTCCCACCACCCGGGAGGACTTGGCGGGCCTGACTGGAATGATCCGAGCACAGTCGAAATGCCGACAGCGTGGGACCACCAGTTGCTGCCCGCTGGGCCGTGGAAACACCCACGCGGCTGGATGCACGGACTGGCGAACGGCGAAATCCGAACAGACGCCGGGAAGATGGACGTGCTGCAAGCCACGGAAGGCGACGATTCCATTTATCCGGATGGCCCCAGCGTCGACGCCGCGTTGGCCCTGATGCAACAACTGGCGGGCGAACCTTCCCAGGATGCCAACAGAAAACCGTTCTTCCTGGCCTGCGGCATACTTCGGCCGCACCTGCCCTTCGGTGCGCCTGCGAAATACGTTCAGCGATACGACGGAGTCGACCTGCCCCCGATCCCGCACCCTGACAAGCCGCAGGGAAAAACGACGTGGCACGGATCAGGCGAATTCATGAAGTACAATCGGTGGGGCAAGAACCCGAACACCGATGCAGAATTTGCAACTCAAGTTCGAACGCACTATGCCGCGTGCGTGTCCTACGCGGACGCTCAAGTGGGCCGCCTGCTGGACAAACTCGACGAACTCAAACTCCGAGACGACACACTAATCGTGCTGTGGGGAGATCACGGCTGGCACCTCGGCGAACACGCTGTCTGGGGGAAGCATACGCTTTTCGAAGAATCACTGCGGTCGCCTCTCATTGTGTCCTACGCCAAGCTGCGACACCCCGGCACAACGTCAGACGCGATGGTGGAAACGC
This DNA window, taken from Fuerstiella marisgermanici, encodes the following:
- a CDS encoding cyclic nucleotide-binding domain-containing protein; its protein translation is MKISRYEYVTPESVSSLNRILRRGWRPVRESRSDQSAAESPTWLVLLEKECDLSPFVGDEIAAGVPVDFLQGVMLFDDFSDEEIRTVVNQCEIQSVAAYAELFNQGDVSEAIYVVLNGEVEVTLPELPVQGQSVVKLEPGGVFGESTFFSETPHTMSATAGESGATLLALDHVSFDEMFQAQVPAVLKLATNAARILAGRLQETDEWVWSLLTQSQQAQISASWRRYRHRVSGSGSDASGGFFGV
- a CDS encoding universal stress protein; translated protein: MIVMGTHGRSALPHLLLGSVAENVVRHAPCPVFTVRPDQHEFIMP
- a CDS encoding S41 family peptidase, whose amino-acid sequence is MLSVSLRSAVLLVLLVAAPLASVPTAVIFADDAKPQTLTDYDLMSLFVETFQQIEVNYVRDIDRRELMEAAIQGMLGHLDQYSSFIPPRDVSRFNQMVEQEFGGIGITVNMRNGQLIVVSPLPGTPAFRAGIRAGDVIVGVDGDTTDGMNLSEAVQKLQGPVGRPVTVQVVHAGEDPEPEELKLVRQLIKAPTVRGDRYNEQNEWDFMLEGDPKIGYVRLSHFSRYTAEEVKAAIDQLVANKMQGLILDLRFNPGGLLESAIEIADMFLDSGNIVSVKGRNVPERSWEARKGGTFPNFPIAILVNNYSASASEVLSAALQDNKRAVVIGERSWGKGSVQNVIRMEEGDSALKLTTASYHRPSGVNIHRFPDMKESDQWGVTPDEGYELAYTSKQWRQWDEQRSKKDVLGPAAQPGSDAEEKDDEATKTDTFVDTQLTTAIDYIKKQLEK
- a CDS encoding universal stress protein, with protein sequence MISLHNILLPTDFSEASINPTRYAIEFARKFNATLHLLYVIEEPAFYAPLGGYFPSREEWTAFADSGLDNWISKDDAVGLNIRRDKVFGHPGRKFRSTRRLTKSI
- a CDS encoding sulfatase; protein product: MKRLALIFTFLLADFCAAQSPNVLLICVDDLRPELGCYGVDYISSPNIDGLAQRGRIFRRHYVQAPTCGASRYTLLTGRYGPADNGALFARAKQVAAKGDQVPPSMPEWFRQNGYVTAAVGKVSHHPGGLGGPDWNDPSTVEMPTAWDHQLLPAGPWKHPRGWMHGLANGEIRTDAGKMDVLQATEGDDSIYPDGPSVDAALALMQQLAGEPSQDANRKPFFLACGILRPHLPFGAPAKYVQRYDGVDLPPIPHPDKPQGKTTWHGSGEFMKYNRWGKNPNTDAEFATQVRTHYAACVSYADAQVGRLLDKLDELKLRDDTLIVLWGDHGWHLGEHAVWGKHTLFEESLRSPLIVSYAKLRHPGTTSDAMVETLDIFPTLTDLANLPTPDHAHGVSLRPILTDPKAPGHDAFAYRRNIKTIRTNNHRLILHKDGHAELYDHRTPKAETVNVADSHPDVVAELSTRIQKRLGDGQN
- the rsgA gene encoding ribosome small subunit-dependent GTPase A, with protein sequence MNAQDLRTLGWRPAFQRQLSPEEEQNLIPVRVAAHFGSQVLCLSYSGEFALPTALIQACGEVAVGDWLLLEPDSRRGVRRLERESLVARRAAGEKVQRQLIAANLDTLFIVTSCNHDFNLARLERYLALAAEAAVEPVVILTKSDLCDDPLPLRQQAMRLKSGLIVEAIDARDPTQVNSLADWCGVAKTVALVGSSGVGKSTLAMTLGVGPLATQEIREDDSRGRHTTTARHLHRLDAGGLLIDTPGMRELQLADCESGLAEVFDDVVAFADHCRFRNCTHDTEPGCAVQEAIECGELDKRRLTSFLKLQSEEARNSKSLHERRQDSRKQGQFYKSVMAAKRQRKSGED
- a CDS encoding aminotransferase class IV, with product MNQLAYCNGHLIPHEKLSVSVTDVGFTLGVTVSEQLRTFNGKLFQLDEHIQRLGQSLQAIGLPNIDLEHLKNEATTLAAHNYSLLEPGDDLGLTLFVTPGSAAADAELAKPTVAMHTAPVSFQRWANKYQDGESLVVTSVRQVPTNCWPPHLKCRSRMHYFLADREAREKESGARALLLDQDGFVAEASTASVLLFRADEGLIAPPEAKVLPSVSVGVIKQLTEALQLPFVHRDFTVDEVHAADEVFLSSTSPCVLPVVSVDGTNISDGKPGATYQEILAAWSARVGVDIAAQATQFAQR
- a CDS encoding aminotransferase class IV, translating into MNLKFMIKRSGRGASREVRLLSAAFRIGHKSTEIRIDGTNFMAQPIAWLNGRQLAFDQMALPVWDLGVVAGASISEMARTYGHVPFRLKEHVQRLVDSCEELGLELPYDHLTLTATATELVVENCKLLDESDDLGIVWFVTAGSNATYLAEGTVPGPSVGIHTFRLPFHLWKAGASEGVRLRIPHVRQISNSIFPVHRKVRNRLHWWLADRAVSANSSGCRALLLDEDGFLTETSTSAFFGVVDGTILSPRRNVLDSMSRRLVQEAATELGLRFELADLPASAIQKMNEVFLSSTPVGLLPVQSIDGTAFPVNQPDSVLERILGWWTAKTGLNPLQQVLERN